The following proteins are co-located in the Megalops cyprinoides isolate fMegCyp1 chromosome 15, fMegCyp1.pri, whole genome shotgun sequence genome:
- the LOC118790173 gene encoding max-interacting protein 1-like isoform X2, giving the protein MRICCIPSFPYSSITVPEIAVHREPVSYNSMTAVQLINIQRLLEAAEYLERRERECEHGYASAFPPVQNINHHRQRKFKNKKCHSNHNRSTHNELEKNRRAHLRLCLERLKALIPLGPDCNRHTTLGLLNKAKAHIKKLEEMDRKSRYQLENLEREQRHLQRQLDQLQGAADGERVRTDSVGSALSSDRSDSDREDMEVDVESASSGSCSSDLDDHSSMQSTASDEGYSTCSIKLAFSS; this is encoded by the exons ATGCGGATCTGTTGTATTCCGTCATTTCCATATTCTTCCATAACTGTCCCTGAAATCGCTGTCCATAGAGAGCCAGTTAGCTACAACAGCATGACGGCAGTGCAGCTTATCAACATCCAGAGGTTATTGGAAGCTGCAGAATATCtcgaaaggagagagagag AATGTGAACACGGGTATGCTTCAGCGTTTCCCCCGGTGCAGAACATAAATCACCACAGGCAAAGGAAATTTAAGAATAAGAAATGCCACAGCAACCACAACAG GTCCACGCACAATGAGCTGGAGAAGAACAG GAGAGCTCATTTGCGGCTTTGTCTGGAGAGACTGAAAGCACTTATACCCCTGGGACCGGACTGCAATCGCCATACGACACTAGGGCTTCTCAATAAAGCCAAAGCACACATCAAG AAACTTGAAGAGATGGACCGGAAGAGCCGGTACCAGCTGGAGAACCTGGAGAGGGAGCAGCGGCACTTACAGAGACAGCTGGACCAGCTGCAGGGCGCCGCGGACGGGGAGCGGGTACGAACGGACAGCGTGGGCTCCGCCCTGTCGTCCGACCGCTCCGACTCGGACCGAG AGGATATGGAGGTGGACGTGGAGAGCGCCAGCTccggcagctgcagcagcgaCCTGGACGACCACAGCAGCATGCAGAGTACTGCCAGCGATGAGGGCTACTCCACCTGCAGCATCAAACTGGCTTTCTCCTCCTAG
- the LOC118790173 gene encoding max-interacting protein 1-like isoform X3, with protein MTAVQLINIQRLLEAAEYLERRERECEHGYASAFPPVQNINHHRQRKFKNKKCHSNHNRSTHNELEKNRRAHLRLCLERLKALIPLGPDCNRHTTLGLLNKAKAHIKKLEEMDRKSRYQLENLEREQRHLQRQLDQLQGAADGERVRTDSVGSALSSDRSDSDREDMEVDVESASSGSCSSDLDDHSSMQSTASDEGYSTCSIKLAFSS; from the exons ATGACGGCAGTGCAGCTTATCAACATCCAGAGGTTATTGGAAGCTGCAGAATATCtcgaaaggagagagagag AATGTGAACACGGGTATGCTTCAGCGTTTCCCCCGGTGCAGAACATAAATCACCACAGGCAAAGGAAATTTAAGAATAAGAAATGCCACAGCAACCACAACAG GTCCACGCACAATGAGCTGGAGAAGAACAG GAGAGCTCATTTGCGGCTTTGTCTGGAGAGACTGAAAGCACTTATACCCCTGGGACCGGACTGCAATCGCCATACGACACTAGGGCTTCTCAATAAAGCCAAAGCACACATCAAG AAACTTGAAGAGATGGACCGGAAGAGCCGGTACCAGCTGGAGAACCTGGAGAGGGAGCAGCGGCACTTACAGAGACAGCTGGACCAGCTGCAGGGCGCCGCGGACGGGGAGCGGGTACGAACGGACAGCGTGGGCTCCGCCCTGTCGTCCGACCGCTCCGACTCGGACCGAG AGGATATGGAGGTGGACGTGGAGAGCGCCAGCTccggcagctgcagcagcgaCCTGGACGACCACAGCAGCATGCAGAGTACTGCCAGCGATGAGGGCTACTCCACCTGCAGCATCAAACTGGCTTTCTCCTCCTAG